From Nocardioides sp. HDW12B, the proteins below share one genomic window:
- a CDS encoding glycosyltransferase family 2 protein codes for MTTPPKSVPLVSLVVPALNEADNVRPLLRQVQAHVEANPHVRFELVLVDDGSTDGTADLLLAAPTDFPIRLVQLSRNFGSHSAISAGLERCSGDCAVVIGADGQEPTTFVSDALEQWDGGFEVVWGVRKDRAAVSRGRQVTSGLFSVLFTRIAGLDNYPAEGPSGVLLDRSVITALGRLPERNRNVLALVAWLGYRQTRVSYSQLPRVSGESRWTRRAMVKLAVDSVLQFSSLPLRLCTLVGLITALLGVGYAALLVARTVAGVDTPSGWPTLLVVVLLLGGIQLTVVGVMGEYIWRIIEEVRHRPLYVVRRDITADASERDSRGAREGW; via the coding sequence ATGACCACACCTCCCAAGAGCGTTCCGCTCGTCTCCTTGGTCGTGCCTGCCCTCAACGAGGCAGACAACGTGCGACCCCTCCTCCGGCAGGTTCAGGCCCACGTCGAGGCCAACCCTCACGTCAGGTTCGAGCTCGTGCTCGTCGATGACGGCTCCACGGACGGAACCGCCGATCTACTACTCGCGGCGCCGACCGACTTTCCGATCCGCCTCGTGCAGCTGTCCCGGAACTTCGGATCGCACTCGGCCATCTCCGCCGGGCTCGAACGGTGCTCGGGCGATTGCGCTGTCGTCATCGGAGCTGATGGCCAGGAGCCGACCACCTTCGTCTCCGACGCACTCGAGCAGTGGGACGGCGGCTTCGAGGTCGTCTGGGGAGTGCGCAAGGATCGCGCTGCCGTGAGTCGCGGACGGCAGGTCACGTCAGGCCTCTTCTCCGTCCTCTTCACGCGAATCGCGGGCCTGGACAACTACCCCGCCGAAGGCCCGTCGGGAGTACTGCTCGATCGCAGCGTCATCACAGCGCTGGGTCGGCTGCCCGAGCGGAATCGCAACGTTCTGGCCCTCGTCGCATGGTTGGGCTACCGCCAGACCCGAGTTTCGTACAGCCAGCTGCCGCGCGTGAGCGGCGAGTCGCGGTGGACCCGCAGAGCGATGGTGAAGCTCGCTGTCGACTCCGTGCTCCAGTTCTCGTCACTCCCGCTCCGGCTGTGCACCCTCGTCGGTCTCATCACAGCCCTGCTCGGCGTCGGGTACGCCGCTCTACTGGTGGCGCGCACCGTGGCCGGCGTCGACACTCCGTCGGGATGGCCGACGCTGCTCGTCGTCGTGCTGCTTCTCGGAGGCATACAGCTCACGGTCGTCGGGGTCATGGGCGAGTACATCTGGCGGATCATTGAAGAGGTTCGCCACCGTCCCCTGTACGTCGTGAGACGAGACATCACTGCCGATGCGTCCGAACGCGACTCGAGGGGGGCCCGTGAGGGTTGGTAG
- a CDS encoding Lrp/AsnC ligand binding domain-containing protein: MITAIVFVNAEVSKIPEVAAAIADLEGVSEVYSVTGQIDLIVMVRVRTHEEIALVVADHLNKVPGVTATETHIAFRSHSRHDLEAAFSLGLD, from the coding sequence ATGATCACGGCCATCGTCTTCGTCAACGCCGAGGTCTCGAAGATCCCCGAGGTCGCCGCTGCGATCGCCGACCTCGAGGGCGTCAGCGAGGTCTACTCGGTCACCGGACAGATCGACCTGATCGTGATGGTCCGCGTCAGGACCCACGAGGAGATCGCGCTGGTGGTCGCCGACCACCTGAACAAGGTCCCCGGTGTCACCGCCACGGAGACGCACATCGCGTTCCGCAGCCACTCGCGACACGACCTCGAGGCCGCCTTCTCCCTCGGGCTCGACTGA
- a CDS encoding DEDD exonuclease domain-containing protein has product MTAGLATDRVGSSRWAEQQSFEELGRPLRDLTFCVVDLETTGGSPAGGSRITEIGAVKVRGGEVLGEFQTLVNPEQAIPPFIALLTGISDAMVCSAPRIEVALPEFLAFARDCVLVAHNAPFDIGFLKHATAQQERAWPRFDVLDTAVLARRVVHRGEVRNHKLSSLAQLFDATVTPNHRALSDARATVDVLHGLIGRLGNLGVQTLEELQTYTSRVTAAQRKKRHLAEHLPHSPGVYLFRDSQERVLYVGTSKDLRKRVRSYFTASETRSRMGQMVTLASRVEGIECATALEAAVRELRLIAEHKPKFNRRSRFPERVHWVRLTAEAWPRLSIVRRVEDDSPVIGPFANKQAAERAVAALQHVFPLRQCATRMPRLPRLSACALAELGRCLSPCDQSVDASTYADLVRSVRDTLTGCPAPVVDAHLARITDLSAQERYEDAGAARDRMTSFVTGAARAQRLTALTRCTEVVAARKEAGRWEVHVVRAGRLAAAGVIPPGADAAAWVLDLRRDGETVLGAGGPTPVATVEETERLLRWLEGDGVRLVHVDGEWTCPVVSAQKHREEPIAGFRRDSVPT; this is encoded by the coding sequence ATGACCGCAGGACTCGCCACCGACCGCGTCGGCTCGTCGCGCTGGGCGGAGCAGCAGTCGTTCGAGGAGCTGGGTCGACCGCTGCGGGACCTCACGTTCTGCGTCGTCGACCTCGAGACCACCGGCGGGTCTCCCGCCGGCGGGTCACGCATCACCGAGATCGGGGCGGTGAAGGTGCGCGGCGGGGAGGTGCTGGGCGAGTTCCAGACCCTGGTGAACCCGGAGCAGGCCATCCCGCCCTTCATCGCGCTGCTCACCGGCATCAGCGACGCGATGGTGTGCTCCGCGCCGCGCATCGAGGTGGCGCTGCCGGAGTTCCTGGCGTTCGCGCGCGACTGCGTGCTGGTGGCGCACAACGCCCCCTTCGACATCGGCTTCCTCAAGCACGCCACGGCGCAGCAGGAGCGCGCGTGGCCGCGCTTCGACGTCCTCGACACCGCGGTGCTGGCGCGTCGCGTCGTCCACCGTGGCGAGGTCCGCAACCACAAGCTGTCGTCCCTGGCGCAGCTGTTCGACGCGACGGTCACCCCGAACCACCGGGCCCTGTCCGACGCCCGGGCCACGGTGGACGTCCTGCACGGGCTCATCGGCCGGCTCGGCAACCTCGGGGTGCAGACGCTCGAGGAGCTGCAGACCTACACGTCCCGGGTCACTGCCGCCCAGCGCAAGAAGCGCCACCTCGCCGAGCACCTCCCCCACTCCCCCGGCGTCTACCTCTTCCGCGACTCGCAGGAGCGCGTTCTCTACGTGGGCACCTCCAAGGACCTGCGGAAACGGGTGCGCTCCTACTTCACCGCGTCGGAGACCCGCTCACGCATGGGACAGATGGTGACGCTCGCCAGCCGCGTGGAGGGCATCGAGTGCGCGACTGCGCTCGAAGCGGCGGTGCGCGAGCTGCGGCTGATCGCCGAGCACAAGCCGAAGTTCAACCGCCGGTCGCGATTCCCCGAGCGGGTCCACTGGGTCCGCCTCACCGCGGAGGCGTGGCCACGGCTGTCGATCGTGCGCCGCGTCGAGGACGACAGCCCGGTCATCGGGCCCTTCGCCAACAAGCAGGCCGCCGAGCGCGCAGTGGCCGCGCTGCAGCACGTCTTCCCGCTGCGTCAGTGCGCGACCCGGATGCCCCGTCTCCCCCGCCTCTCCGCCTGTGCGCTGGCCGAGCTCGGACGGTGCCTGTCCCCGTGTGACCAGTCGGTCGACGCGTCGACGTACGCCGATCTCGTCCGCTCCGTCCGCGACACCCTCACGGGCTGCCCCGCTCCTGTCGTCGACGCCCACCTCGCTCGCATCACCGACCTGTCCGCGCAGGAGCGCTACGAGGACGCAGGGGCGGCGCGCGACCGGATGACGAGCTTCGTCACCGGCGCCGCGCGCGCCCAGCGACTGACTGCCCTGACACGGTGCACCGAGGTCGTGGCCGCTCGGAAGGAGGCAGGGCGCTGGGAGGTCCACGTCGTCCGGGCCGGTCGTCTGGCCGCGGCCGGAGTCATCCCTCCTGGTGCGGACGCGGCCGCCTGGGTGCTCGACCTGCGCCGCGACGGCGAGACGGTCCTCGGAGCCGGTGGCCCGACCCCGGTCGCCACCGTCGAGGAGACCGAGCGACTGCTGCGGTGGCTGGAGGGCGACGGGGTCCGCCTGGTGCACGTCGACGGCGAGTGGACCTGCCCGGTCGTGTCAGCGCAGAAGCACCGTGAAGAGCCGATCGCCGGCTTCCGACGCGATAGCGTGCCCACATGA
- a CDS encoding C40 family peptidase, which produces MTVGRTRTAGALVLSGLTVIATMAPAVAAPYDQARERAAALGAAAQRLSTAQERVTTDLRASNRQLARVQDQLKEARTTGRETRSEIVSALLDDAATGSNELALDLFSGSEDLDIELVSEKDTDMVATQRRAARAVERLEEREQELQMQLRRLDVTRDRQQPKVAAAQQRADQAAQLVEQIREERASRAAERAEQQEAAQAATGASAVVSYALAQVGDPYVWGAAGPDSFDCSGFTMAAWAQAGVSLPHNSGAQMGSGTPVSTDSLVPGDLVFYYSPVSHVGIYVGNGQIVHAGNPSIGVTTAPLHQMPLVGAVRPG; this is translated from the coding sequence GTGACCGTCGGCCGCACACGCACGGCCGGAGCCCTCGTGCTCTCGGGCCTCACCGTCATCGCGACCATGGCGCCTGCCGTGGCCGCCCCCTACGACCAGGCGCGCGAGCGCGCCGCCGCCCTCGGAGCAGCTGCCCAGCGCCTGAGCACGGCGCAGGAGCGGGTCACGACCGACCTGCGCGCCAGCAACCGCCAGCTCGCACGCGTTCAGGACCAGCTGAAGGAAGCGCGCACGACCGGGCGCGAGACCCGCAGCGAGATCGTCTCGGCCCTGCTGGACGACGCCGCCACCGGGAGCAACGAGCTCGCCCTGGACCTCTTCTCCGGCTCCGAGGACCTCGACATCGAGCTGGTCTCCGAGAAGGACACCGACATGGTCGCCACCCAGCGCCGTGCGGCGCGGGCCGTCGAGCGACTCGAGGAGCGTGAGCAGGAGCTGCAGATGCAGCTGCGACGCCTCGACGTCACGCGCGACCGGCAGCAGCCGAAGGTCGCCGCCGCGCAGCAGCGCGCGGACCAGGCTGCGCAGCTCGTGGAGCAGATCCGCGAGGAGCGCGCCAGCCGCGCCGCCGAGCGGGCGGAGCAGCAGGAGGCGGCGCAGGCCGCGACCGGTGCGTCCGCGGTCGTCTCCTACGCCCTGGCCCAGGTCGGCGACCCCTACGTGTGGGGTGCCGCCGGACCGGACTCGTTCGACTGCTCGGGCTTCACCATGGCCGCCTGGGCCCAGGCCGGCGTCAGCCTGCCGCACAACTCCGGCGCCCAGATGGGGTCGGGCACCCCCGTGTCGACCGACTCCCTGGTGCCGGGCGACCTGGTGTTCTACTACAGCCCGGTCAGCCACGTCGGCATCTATGTTGGTAACGGACAGATCGTCCACGCCGGAAACCCGTCCATCGGTGTCACCACGGCGCCGTTGCACCAGATGCCACTCGTGGGAGCCGTTCGCCCTGGCTGA
- a CDS encoding glycosyltransferase family 4 protein: MTDPVRSEGRVLVVTNDFPPRLGGIERVVHQLCEGLPADRVVVHTSSTPGDRAFDRDLAYPVVRDPARMLLPTPAVRRRVVETFERHGCDRVVFGASAPLGLLGPALRDAGAKHIQALTHGHEVWWAALPGTRQLLGRIGDSTDDLTYVSEYCRDRIAPALSPAARARFRRYVIEVDRERFRPDCGGAEVRAALGIPATAPVVVCAGRLVRRKGQDTLIAVWREVLEVVPDAWLLIVGDGPDRRRLRAMARVLGVDQRVVFTGSVSFDQMPAHLDAGDVFAMPARSRWFGLQVEAFGIVNLEAVASGLLLAGARSGGTPEAAAQVRVDHARP, from the coding sequence ATGACGGACCCCGTGAGGTCCGAGGGCCGCGTCCTCGTCGTCACGAACGACTTCCCGCCCCGCCTGGGTGGCATCGAGAGGGTGGTGCACCAGCTCTGCGAGGGCTTGCCGGCCGACCGCGTGGTCGTCCACACCTCGTCGACCCCCGGAGACCGGGCGTTCGACCGGGACCTCGCGTACCCGGTCGTGCGCGACCCCGCGCGGATGCTGCTGCCGACGCCGGCGGTCCGTCGGCGGGTCGTCGAGACCTTCGAGCGCCACGGGTGCGACCGGGTGGTCTTCGGGGCCAGCGCACCTCTCGGGCTGCTCGGCCCGGCACTACGCGACGCGGGAGCGAAGCACATCCAGGCCCTGACCCACGGCCACGAGGTCTGGTGGGCCGCTCTGCCCGGCACCCGACAGCTGCTCGGACGGATCGGCGACAGCACCGACGACCTCACCTACGTCAGCGAGTACTGCCGCGACCGCATCGCGCCCGCGCTGAGTCCCGCGGCTCGGGCGAGGTTCCGGCGTTACGTCATCGAGGTGGACCGCGAGCGCTTCCGTCCCGACTGTGGGGGAGCCGAGGTGCGCGCCGCCCTCGGCATCCCGGCCACGGCACCGGTGGTCGTGTGTGCGGGGCGCCTGGTGCGGCGGAAGGGCCAGGACACGCTGATCGCCGTGTGGCGCGAGGTCCTCGAGGTCGTCCCTGACGCCTGGCTGCTCATCGTCGGCGACGGGCCCGACCGGCGGCGGCTGCGCGCGATGGCCAGGGTGCTGGGCGTCGACCAGCGCGTGGTGTTCACGGGCTCGGTGTCGTTCGATCAGATGCCGGCTCACCTCGACGCGGGTGACGTCTTCGCGATGCCGGCGCGATCCCGCTGGTTCGGACTCCAGGTGGAGGCCTTCGGCATCGTCAACCTCGAGGCGGTGGCCTCAGGCCTCCTGCTCGCGGGCGCCCGCAGCGGGGGCACCCCGGAGGCCGCGGCCCAGGTGCGGGTCGATCACGCGAGACCCTGA
- a CDS encoding Flp family type IVb pilin, giving the protein MGHADRDERGASATEYGLLVVAIAAVVALIIFALGEQVVGLFQVSCDEITGQASTTASCN; this is encoded by the coding sequence ATGGGCCACGCTGATCGCGACGAGCGGGGAGCCAGTGCCACCGAGTACGGGCTTCTCGTGGTCGCCATCGCGGCCGTCGTCGCCCTCATCATCTTCGCGCTGGGCGAGCAGGTCGTCGGTCTGTTCCAGGTGTCCTGCGACGAGATCACGGGACAGGCCTCGACCACCGCGAGCTGCAACTAG
- a CDS encoding Flp family type IVb pilin: MLEHIQRLLRRDEETGASAVEYGLLVAAIAALVVLIVFALGGVVKEVFTDTCSTIKASASTSSTCT; this comes from the coding sequence ATGCTTGAGCACATCCAGCGGCTCCTCCGCCGTGACGAGGAGACCGGAGCCTCCGCCGTGGAGTACGGCCTGCTCGTCGCCGCCATCGCCGCCCTCGTCGTCCTCATCGTCTTCGCGCTGGGTGGTGTGGTGAAGGAGGTCTTCACCGACACCTGCTCGACCATCAAGGCCAGCGCGAGCACCAGCTCCACCTGCACCTGA
- a CDS encoding response regulator transcription factor: protein MSTARQTDSLSVLLVDDHELIRQGLARAFERAQDFTVVAEAGSVGEGLSLARRHLPQVVVTDVRLPDGTGLDLVRALRSERPEVGLVVLTMYAGDEQLFGALEAGASAFVAKDSPSDDVIAAARHASVSPRSFTAADLADAMRRKLTPTGPQLSGRESQVLHLLAEGHGVASIARELFVSESTAKTHISKIYEKLGAANRAQAIMLAIRAGLLSDARD from the coding sequence GTGTCCACAGCCAGGCAGACCGACTCGCTCTCGGTCCTGCTCGTCGACGACCACGAGCTCATCCGGCAGGGCCTCGCGCGCGCCTTCGAGCGCGCACAGGACTTCACCGTGGTGGCCGAGGCCGGGTCCGTCGGCGAGGGCCTGTCGCTGGCGCGGCGCCACCTCCCTCAGGTCGTGGTGACCGACGTGCGGCTGCCGGACGGCACAGGCCTCGACCTGGTCCGCGCGCTGCGGTCCGAGCGGCCCGAGGTCGGTCTGGTCGTTCTCACCATGTACGCCGGCGACGAGCAGCTCTTCGGGGCGCTCGAGGCAGGCGCGTCCGCCTTCGTCGCGAAGGACTCGCCGTCCGACGACGTCATCGCGGCAGCACGCCACGCCAGCGTCTCTCCCCGATCCTTCACCGCTGCGGACCTGGCCGACGCCATGCGCCGCAAGCTCACCCCGACCGGTCCTCAGCTGTCGGGACGCGAGTCCCAGGTGCTCCACCTGCTGGCCGAGGGGCACGGGGTGGCCTCCATCGCGCGCGAGCTCTTCGTGTCCGAGTCGACCGCGAAGACCCACATCTCCAAGATCTACGAGAAGCTCGGTGCAGCCAACCGGGCGCAGGCCATCATGCTGGCGATCCGTGCCGGTCTGCTCTCCGACGCCCGCGACTGA
- a CDS encoding histidine kinase: MTGAVRLSLAARAFFVATVLGLALIFVEPRVFQALVFLAVVAALATVADHLLVGQDRWVALLEGVLAGLIIGFSLPEGAILMPYLIAPPLLAGVAAGARAVVTVAGGQVFGLLLVLTLGASATTARLGIELTAPWAAASIGAGLMGTWVNALRGYPGRGDDASYESARRLLTQLRKVTRRLSSGLDPVDIGSEILQTCEEELGSSRSSLFVYGDAEGLVPLVHRGRDPRQSLTPDGALVAAAVDTLEPQQCPQPSGLAERRHRLVLPVISDGRLIGIVIAEAGSAAPTRLLETVLGMLEDRALRLETALAFDEVRALATVEERQRLAREIHDGVAQEIASLGYLVDDLAANAAGDHQRTKLHALRGEITRVVNELRLSIFDLRSDVNTSTGLGSALSDYVRTVGARSGLTVHLTLDEGHNRLRSEVETELLRITQEAVTNARKHAEAHNLWVNCRVRPPFAEITVEDDGRGLGRPRADSYGISIMKERAHRIGATLQIRQRTAGNVRVGTTVAVTLGDADD; the protein is encoded by the coding sequence GTGACCGGCGCGGTCCGTCTCTCACTGGCGGCACGCGCCTTCTTCGTCGCCACCGTCCTGGGCCTGGCGCTGATCTTCGTCGAACCTCGTGTGTTCCAGGCCCTGGTCTTCCTGGCGGTGGTCGCCGCCCTGGCCACGGTCGCCGACCACCTGTTGGTCGGCCAGGACCGGTGGGTGGCCCTGCTCGAGGGTGTCCTCGCCGGCCTCATCATCGGCTTCAGCCTCCCTGAGGGCGCCATCCTCATGCCCTACCTCATCGCCCCTCCCCTGCTCGCCGGCGTCGCCGCGGGGGCCCGCGCGGTCGTCACCGTCGCCGGGGGGCAGGTCTTCGGGCTCCTGCTCGTCCTGACGCTGGGTGCGTCCGCCACCACCGCGCGGCTCGGCATCGAGCTCACGGCACCGTGGGCGGCGGCCAGCATCGGCGCCGGGCTCATGGGCACCTGGGTCAACGCCCTGCGTGGCTACCCCGGCCGGGGCGACGACGCGTCGTACGAGTCCGCGCGCCGACTGCTGACGCAGCTCCGGAAGGTCACGCGCCGGCTGTCGTCCGGACTCGACCCGGTCGACATCGGCTCGGAGATCCTGCAGACGTGCGAGGAGGAGCTGGGGAGCTCACGCTCGTCGTTGTTCGTGTACGGCGACGCCGAGGGTCTGGTTCCTCTGGTGCACCGTGGACGCGACCCGCGACAGTCCCTGACCCCCGACGGTGCGCTGGTCGCCGCAGCCGTCGACACGCTCGAACCCCAGCAGTGCCCCCAGCCCAGCGGCCTGGCCGAGCGCCGCCACCGGTTGGTGCTGCCCGTGATCTCCGACGGCCGTCTCATCGGCATCGTGATCGCCGAGGCCGGCTCAGCGGCGCCGACGCGTCTGCTCGAGACGGTACTCGGCATGCTGGAGGACCGGGCCCTGCGCCTGGAGACCGCGCTCGCTTTCGACGAGGTGCGTGCCCTGGCCACCGTCGAGGAACGTCAGCGGCTGGCCCGGGAGATCCACGACGGTGTCGCCCAGGAGATCGCGTCCCTGGGCTACCTCGTCGACGACCTCGCCGCCAACGCCGCCGGTGACCACCAGCGGACCAAGCTGCACGCCCTGCGCGGGGAGATCACCCGGGTCGTGAACGAGCTCCGCCTGTCGATCTTCGACCTGCGGAGCGACGTCAACACCTCGACCGGCCTGGGGTCGGCGTTGTCGGACTACGTCCGCACCGTCGGCGCGCGCTCCGGCCTGACCGTCCATCTCACGCTCGACGAAGGCCACAACCGGCTGCGCAGCGAGGTCGAGACCGAGCTGCTGCGCATCACCCAGGAGGCGGTGACCAACGCCCGCAAGCACGCCGAGGCCCACAACCTGTGGGTGAACTGCCGGGTCCGCCCTCCCTTCGCCGAGATCACGGTCGAGGACGACGGCCGGGGGCTGGGTCGTCCGCGAGCGGACTCCTACGGCATCAGCATCATGAAGGAGCGGGCCCACCGGATCGGCGCGACGCTCCAGATCAGGCAGAGAACCGCCGGGAACGTCCGGGTCGGGACTACAGTCGCGGTGACGCTCGGCGATGCCGACGACTAG
- a CDS encoding type II secretion system F family protein, producing the protein MSTLILIGGILGIFAAIFLALTAVGVFTNEARGVSKSLAVMEAFSTAPPEMQRELEPGFHDRVLGPLADKVQGIAHKLTANDHVENIRAKLELAGNPPGWSPDRVASFKFLGFIGAFVVGFALTQLFGAGLLVTLGVCIMFALAGFMAPNMYLYQRAYDRTQTMQRALPDAIDLLTISVESGLGFDAALSQVARNTDGALAEEFARVLQEMQIGKGRSAALRALGERTNVPEVKGFVSSMVQADALGIPMAQVLRVQSREIRTKRRQRAEEKAQQVAIKILIPLIFCILPCLFIAVLGPAGISIYESFSGRL; encoded by the coding sequence GTGAGCACCCTCATCCTCATCGGCGGGATCCTCGGGATCTTCGCGGCCATCTTCCTCGCGCTCACCGCCGTCGGTGTCTTCACCAACGAAGCACGCGGGGTCAGCAAGTCGCTGGCGGTGATGGAGGCCTTCTCCACCGCCCCGCCCGAGATGCAGCGCGAGCTCGAGCCCGGCTTCCACGACCGCGTGCTGGGCCCGCTCGCCGACAAGGTGCAGGGCATCGCGCACAAGCTCACGGCCAACGACCACGTGGAGAACATCCGCGCCAAGCTCGAGCTCGCCGGCAACCCGCCCGGCTGGTCACCCGACCGCGTGGCGTCCTTCAAGTTCCTCGGCTTCATCGGCGCGTTCGTCGTCGGCTTCGCCCTGACCCAGCTCTTCGGAGCCGGGCTGCTCGTCACCCTCGGGGTGTGCATCATGTTCGCGCTCGCCGGGTTCATGGCGCCGAACATGTACCTCTACCAGCGGGCCTACGACCGCACGCAGACCATGCAGCGTGCCCTCCCCGACGCCATCGACCTCCTGACGATCTCGGTGGAGTCCGGTCTCGGCTTCGACGCCGCTCTCTCCCAGGTCGCCCGCAACACCGACGGCGCCCTGGCCGAGGAGTTCGCCCGCGTGCTGCAGGAGATGCAGATCGGCAAGGGCCGGTCCGCAGCCCTCCGCGCGCTCGGGGAGCGGACGAACGTCCCCGAGGTCAAGGGATTCGTCTCGTCCATGGTGCAGGCCGACGCCCTCGGCATCCCGATGGCCCAGGTCCTGCGCGTCCAGTCGCGCGAGATCAGGACCAAGCGTCGACAGCGGGCCGAGGAGAAGGCGCAGCAGGTCGCCATCAAGATCCTCATCCCCCTGATCTTCTGCATCCTGCCGTGCCTCTTCATCGCCGTGCTCGGGCCGGCAGGCATCTCCATCTACGAGTCCTTCTCCGGGCGCCTGTGA